One window from the genome of Acuticoccus sp. I52.16.1 encodes:
- a CDS encoding phage holin family protein, protein MAEALAHTRSLPDLVTKLFKEVSELFRKEGELIRSEMHDKVNQLQLGVGKIAAGAIVLLVSLIVLTQALVVAVANLITAVGSSAAENSTADIVVANTGWASLIVGAIFAAVGAFLVRSGTTDLNVENLAPDRTTLQVRRDAELAKEQIQ, encoded by the coding sequence ATGGCCGAGGCGCTCGCCCACACGCGCTCGCTGCCCGACCTCGTCACCAAGCTCTTCAAGGAAGTGTCCGAGCTTTTCCGCAAGGAAGGCGAGCTGATCCGCTCCGAGATGCACGACAAGGTCAACCAGCTGCAGCTCGGCGTCGGCAAGATCGCGGCCGGTGCCATCGTGCTCCTGGTGTCGCTGATCGTGCTGACGCAGGCGCTGGTGGTGGCGGTGGCGAACCTCATCACCGCCGTCGGCAGCTCCGCGGCGGAGAACTCCACGGCCGACATCGTGGTCGCCAACACCGGATGGGCCTCGCTCATCGTCGGCGCGATCTTCGCGGCCGTCGGCGCGTTCCTGGTCCGCTCCGGCACCACCGACCTCAACGTTGAAAACCTGGCACCGGACCGGACCACGCTGCAGGTCCGGCGCGACGCCGAGCTTGCGAAGGAGCAGATCCAATGA